One genomic region from Leifsonia poae encodes:
- a CDS encoding HAD-IIA family hydrolase: MALFRRSAKTVTPLDGVDVVLADLDGVVYKGAQAIPFAVESLNAAADRVRVGYITNNASRTDASVASHLSELGLRVQPSDVVTSPQAAVRLLAAHVSAGSTILVVGGDGLVDEVEKGGFTVTRSADDDPAAVIQGFAPEVGWTELAEAAFALQGRSEEERPWVATNTDWTIPVARGIAPGNGTLVSAVHTAIGRLPLVAGKPEVAIFDEAVARFGASKALFIGDRLDTDILGANRAEIDSALVLTGIDGAKQLIAADAGSRPTYILDDLRGLSQPYPKTMFTKDGLTATVGEATVRIDGNDVLIVAEGNSELNLLRAACAVIWTSGRAIYGLEVPERLYS; encoded by the coding sequence ATGGCACTGTTCCGACGGAGCGCTAAGACCGTGACGCCGCTGGACGGAGTGGATGTCGTGCTCGCCGACCTCGACGGGGTCGTCTACAAGGGGGCCCAGGCCATCCCGTTCGCGGTGGAGAGTCTCAATGCTGCCGCGGATCGGGTGCGTGTCGGTTACATCACCAACAATGCTTCCCGCACGGACGCCTCCGTCGCCTCGCACTTGAGTGAGCTCGGATTGCGGGTGCAGCCGTCTGATGTCGTGACCTCGCCGCAGGCCGCGGTCCGCCTGCTGGCGGCGCACGTCTCGGCCGGGTCCACGATCCTCGTGGTCGGTGGCGACGGGCTGGTGGATGAGGTGGAGAAGGGCGGGTTCACCGTGACCCGCTCGGCCGACGACGACCCGGCTGCGGTCATCCAAGGGTTCGCCCCGGAGGTGGGCTGGACGGAACTGGCGGAGGCCGCGTTCGCGCTGCAAGGCCGCAGCGAAGAGGAACGACCGTGGGTGGCGACCAACACGGACTGGACGATTCCGGTCGCGCGCGGGATCGCACCCGGCAACGGAACGCTGGTCTCGGCGGTGCACACCGCGATCGGACGGTTGCCATTGGTGGCCGGGAAGCCCGAAGTCGCGATCTTCGATGAAGCGGTGGCGAGGTTCGGTGCGTCGAAGGCGCTTTTCATCGGCGACCGGCTGGACACCGACATCCTCGGTGCGAATCGCGCGGAGATCGACTCGGCGCTCGTGCTGACCGGGATCGATGGAGCCAAACAGCTGATCGCGGCGGATGCGGGATCACGGCCGACCTACATCCTGGACGATCTGCGGGGGCTCTCCCAGCCGTACCCGAAGACGATGTTCACCAAAGACGGCCTCACCGCGACGGTCGGCGAGGCCACGGTGCGGATCGACGGAAACGATGTTCTGATCGTGGCGGAGGGGAACTCGGAGCTCAATCTGCTCCGGGCCGCCTGCGCGGTGATCTGGACGTCGGGGCGCGCGATCTACGGGCTCGAGGTTCCGGAGCGACTGTACAGCTGA
- a CDS encoding o-succinylbenzoate synthase, with the protein MLPDLAELLRTARVVALPMTTRFRGITVREAVLFEGPQGWTEFSPFVEYDDDESAAWLHAAIDFGWREAPEPLRDRIPVNATVPAVAAADVAAILDRYPGVRTAKVKVAEPGQTLADDLARVSAVRDHLGPEGRIRVDANTFWNVDEAEHAIHALAPFDLEYVEQPCATVEELAEIRRRTAYMGVPIAADESVRKAADPLAVAQAGAADLLIVKAQPLGGIHSALRIVAAAGLPVVVSSAIDTSVGIAMGAHLAAAVPNLEFDCGLGTVAMFVHDVADEPLLPVDGFIPVRRPTVSAERLNALAADADRRQWWLDRLRRCYRVVERATAL; encoded by the coding sequence ATGTTGCCCGACCTGGCTGAGCTGTTGAGAACTGCACGAGTCGTCGCACTGCCGATGACGACCCGTTTCCGCGGCATCACCGTGCGCGAGGCGGTGCTTTTCGAGGGGCCGCAGGGGTGGACCGAGTTCTCGCCCTTCGTCGAATACGATGACGACGAGTCGGCCGCGTGGCTGCACGCCGCGATCGATTTCGGCTGGCGCGAAGCCCCCGAGCCGCTCCGCGACCGCATCCCGGTCAACGCCACCGTCCCGGCCGTCGCGGCCGCCGACGTCGCCGCCATCCTCGACCGGTATCCGGGTGTCCGCACCGCCAAAGTGAAAGTGGCCGAGCCTGGTCAGACCCTCGCCGACGATCTCGCTCGCGTGAGCGCTGTGCGCGACCATCTCGGACCGGAGGGCCGCATCCGCGTTGACGCGAACACCTTCTGGAACGTCGATGAAGCTGAGCACGCCATCCACGCGCTCGCGCCATTCGACCTCGAGTACGTCGAACAGCCCTGCGCGACGGTGGAGGAGCTCGCCGAGATCCGTCGACGCACCGCGTACATGGGCGTGCCCATCGCCGCGGACGAGAGCGTGCGCAAAGCCGCCGACCCGCTCGCCGTCGCTCAGGCGGGCGCGGCCGATCTGCTCATCGTGAAAGCCCAGCCGCTGGGCGGCATCCATTCGGCCCTCCGCATCGTCGCGGCCGCCGGCCTGCCGGTGGTCGTGTCGAGCGCGATCGACACATCCGTCGGCATCGCGATGGGGGCACATCTGGCCGCGGCCGTTCCGAACCTGGAGTTCGACTGCGGGCTGGGGACTGTCGCGATGTTCGTGCACGATGTGGCCGACGAGCCTCTGCTTCCGGTCGACGGATTCATCCCCGTTCGTCGGCCCACCGTCTCGGCCGAACGGCTGAACGCCCTCGCCGCCGATGCCGACCGTCGCCAGTGGTGGCTCGACCGCCTTCGCCGCTGCTATCGCGTCGTCGAGCGGGCGACCGCGCTCTGA
- a CDS encoding 1,4-dihydroxy-2-naphthoyl-CoA synthase → MAKAVSDIFDASAWREVPGFDELSDITYHHDTAGRVARVAFDRPEVRNAFRPHTVDELYAALEDARTNPRIGVVLLTGNGPSPKDGGWAFCSGGDQRIRGRDGYKYSDGETATGINAARGGRLHILEVQRLIRFMPKVVIAVVPGWAAGGGHSLHVVCDLTIASEEHGRFKQTDADVGSFDAGYGSAYFARQIGQKFAREVFFLAREYSATRAYEMGAVNAVVPHAELERTALEWANEILTKSPTAIRMLKFAFNAVDDGLVGQQVFAGEATRLAYGTDEAVEGRDSFLEKREPDWSAFPWQY, encoded by the coding sequence ATGGCAAAGGCGGTTTCAGACATCTTCGATGCGAGCGCGTGGCGCGAGGTCCCCGGTTTCGATGAGCTCAGCGACATTACGTACCACCACGACACCGCCGGTCGCGTCGCGCGTGTCGCCTTCGACCGGCCGGAGGTGCGCAACGCCTTCCGCCCGCACACGGTAGACGAGCTGTATGCGGCGCTCGAAGACGCTCGCACGAATCCGCGAATCGGCGTCGTGCTGCTGACCGGCAATGGGCCGAGCCCGAAAGACGGCGGCTGGGCGTTCTGCTCGGGGGGCGACCAGCGCATCCGGGGCCGCGATGGCTACAAGTACTCCGACGGCGAGACCGCCACCGGCATCAACGCGGCGCGCGGCGGCAGACTCCACATTCTGGAGGTGCAGCGACTCATCCGGTTCATGCCGAAGGTCGTCATCGCCGTGGTGCCGGGGTGGGCGGCCGGCGGCGGACACTCCCTGCACGTGGTCTGCGATCTCACCATCGCCAGTGAAGAGCATGGACGCTTCAAACAGACGGATGCCGATGTCGGGTCGTTCGACGCCGGATACGGCAGCGCATACTTCGCCCGGCAGATCGGGCAGAAGTTCGCGCGCGAGGTGTTCTTCCTCGCTCGGGAGTATTCGGCGACGCGAGCCTACGAGATGGGCGCCGTCAACGCCGTGGTCCCGCACGCCGAGCTGGAGAGGACCGCGCTCGAGTGGGCGAACGAGATCCTCACCAAGTCGCCGACCGCCATTCGCATGCTCAAGTTCGCCTTCAACGCCGTCGACGACGGGCTGGTCGGGCAACAGGTCTTCGCGGGCGAGGCGACACGCTTGGCGTACGGAACCGACGAGGCGGTCGAAGGCCGCGACTCGTTCCTCGAGAAACGGGAGCCGGACTGGTCGGCGTTCCCCTGGCAATACTGA
- a CDS encoding AMP-binding protein, with translation MTRRVRVVDSNRPDEVFAALREALADGGAAVIPREPATEPGKRGGAGWPAPETTVAQNVALVIETSGSTGSPKRVALSADALLASAAASAGAMGGQGQWMLTLPAHYVAGAQVLVRSIAAETVPLMYGPGHFDPLRFARAASEMVHDLRFVSLVPVQLSRLIDAVESGSADVAAALRRFDGILVGGQALDDGLRERALAAGSRILSTYGSSETAGGCVYDGTPIGSTLVREVDGLLEIAGPVLADGYLDDPDRTAAAFHEADGQRWYRTGDLGRVTAEGRVTVTGRADNVIISGGEKVLLDAVERTVRTLAGFEQAIVIAATDAEWGQVPVVAVAGHPTTALADLRGIVAGRLGRAAAPARIVEFDALPHLSSGKPDRVQLTRLVAERTA, from the coding sequence ATGACGCGACGCGTGCGCGTAGTCGACTCGAACCGTCCCGATGAGGTGTTCGCCGCGCTGCGTGAAGCCCTGGCCGACGGCGGAGCGGCGGTGATCCCGCGCGAGCCGGCGACAGAGCCCGGAAAGCGCGGAGGCGCGGGGTGGCCCGCGCCCGAAACCACGGTGGCACAGAACGTCGCCCTGGTGATCGAGACATCCGGGTCGACCGGGTCACCGAAACGCGTGGCGCTCTCGGCCGACGCGCTCCTCGCCAGTGCGGCCGCCTCGGCCGGCGCGATGGGCGGCCAGGGGCAATGGATGCTCACACTGCCGGCGCACTACGTGGCGGGTGCGCAGGTGTTGGTGCGATCGATCGCGGCCGAAACCGTTCCCCTGATGTACGGTCCGGGACATTTCGACCCCCTTCGGTTCGCCCGGGCGGCCTCCGAGATGGTGCACGATCTGCGGTTCGTCTCGCTCGTTCCGGTGCAACTGTCCCGGCTGATCGACGCGGTCGAGAGTGGCTCGGCCGATGTGGCGGCCGCCCTGCGCCGATTCGACGGGATCCTCGTCGGCGGGCAGGCGCTCGACGACGGTTTGCGCGAGCGGGCGCTTGCCGCCGGGTCGCGCATCCTGTCCACCTACGGCTCCAGCGAAACCGCGGGGGGATGCGTGTACGACGGAACGCCGATCGGTTCGACGCTCGTGCGTGAGGTCGACGGCCTGCTCGAGATCGCCGGACCGGTGCTGGCAGACGGCTACCTCGACGACCCGGACCGCACGGCGGCGGCGTTCCATGAGGCCGACGGACAACGCTGGTACCGAACCGGAGACCTCGGCCGGGTGACGGCGGAGGGCCGGGTCACGGTGACGGGCCGCGCCGACAACGTGATCATCTCCGGAGGCGAGAAGGTGCTGCTCGACGCCGTCGAACGAACGGTGCGCACGCTGGCCGGGTTCGAGCAGGCGATCGTGATCGCGGCGACCGACGCGGAATGGGGGCAGGTTCCGGTGGTGGCGGTGGCCGGGCACCCGACGACAGCGCTCGCCGACCTCCGCGGAATCGTGGCCGGTCGGCTGGGCCGTGCGGCCGCGCCCGCACGGATCGTCGAGTTCGACGCGCTGCCGCATCTGAGCAGCGGCAAGCCCGACCGGGTTCAGCTGACGAGGCTGGTGGCGGAACGCACGGCATAG
- a CDS encoding 1,4-dihydroxy-2-naphthoate polyprenyltransferase, whose translation MSQNKPRMQRMTPAQQRGRSGRPGVAKVKVKPATASDWIAGARLRTLPLAIAPVIIGVGAAKVADGAGVWHPVRSLLCLAVAVFLQIGVNYANDYSDGIRGTDQFRVGPSRLTGSGRAAPKRVLTVALVFFALGAVAGIILVLLTQLWWLLIVGAAAIVAAWFYTGGKRPYGYFGLGEVFVFVFFGLVATAGTTYLLAGVVNQEAWFGAVIAGLIACAVLMVNNIRDIEPDKAAGKRTLAVLLGNVASRIVFCVLLLVPFGILAVLALLYPIAWLGMFALLAALPACVITLFGKTPRELVTALQLTSLTGLLVAVALGCAYAF comes from the coding sequence ATGAGTCAGAACAAGCCACGAATGCAGCGGATGACGCCGGCGCAGCAGCGCGGGCGCAGCGGACGGCCCGGAGTCGCCAAGGTGAAAGTGAAACCGGCCACAGCCTCCGACTGGATCGCTGGTGCGCGGCTGCGCACCCTGCCGCTCGCCATCGCACCGGTGATCATCGGTGTCGGCGCGGCGAAAGTCGCCGACGGCGCCGGTGTCTGGCATCCCGTGCGGTCCCTCCTCTGCCTGGCGGTCGCCGTCTTCCTGCAAATCGGCGTGAACTACGCGAACGACTACTCCGACGGCATCCGGGGCACGGACCAATTCCGTGTCGGGCCGAGCCGGCTCACCGGTTCCGGTCGCGCCGCACCGAAACGGGTCCTGACCGTCGCGCTCGTCTTCTTCGCGCTCGGCGCGGTGGCCGGCATCATCCTGGTGCTGCTCACCCAGCTCTGGTGGTTGCTGATCGTGGGTGCCGCGGCGATCGTCGCGGCCTGGTTCTACACCGGAGGCAAACGCCCCTACGGCTACTTCGGGCTCGGCGAGGTGTTCGTCTTCGTGTTCTTCGGCCTGGTGGCGACCGCCGGCACGACATACCTGCTCGCAGGTGTGGTCAACCAGGAGGCCTGGTTCGGCGCGGTCATCGCGGGCCTCATCGCCTGCGCTGTGCTGATGGTGAACAACATCCGTGACATCGAACCCGACAAGGCCGCCGGCAAACGCACGCTGGCCGTGCTGCTCGGCAACGTCGCCTCGCGCATCGTGTTCTGCGTGCTTCTGCTCGTGCCGTTCGGCATCCTCGCTGTGCTCGCGCTGCTCTACCCGATCGCCTGGCTCGGGATGTTCGCATTGCTCGCCGCACTGCCGGCGTGCGTGATCACCCTGTTCGGCAAGACACCGCGTGAGCTCGTGACCGCACTGCAGCTGACAAGCCTGACCGGACTGCTCGTTGCGGTCGCCCTCGGCTGCGCCTACGCGTTTTGA
- a CDS encoding DUF4229 domain-containing protein, with protein MKGIPSWVTYTVLRLLLFAIPLAILLVLRIDWWIAVIAAALIGLCLSYIILRKPRDAVARDLYAVRHRETPATTADDDDEDAAVDAADHPAHPRAGLDETPADPKHPAA; from the coding sequence GTGAAAGGCATTCCCTCCTGGGTCACCTATACGGTGCTGCGGCTCCTCCTGTTCGCGATCCCTCTCGCGATCCTCCTTGTGCTGCGCATCGATTGGTGGATCGCTGTCATCGCGGCCGCGCTCATCGGTCTGTGCCTCTCATACATCATTCTGCGCAAGCCGCGGGATGCGGTCGCCCGTGATCTGTATGCGGTGCGCCACCGTGAGACCCCCGCCACCACGGCGGACGACGACGACGAAGATGCGGCCGTCGACGCCGCCGATCATCCTGCGCACCCTCGGGCGGGTCTCGACGAGACGCCCGCCGATCCGAAGCACCCGGCCGCCTAG
- a CDS encoding PLD nuclease N-terminal domain-containing protein has translation MVRLWIVLGVAAAVFYIYSVADCAFFDRSRVRGLPKPLWIIVIVLFPVIGGLLWFFIGRGRRRDNGARRTVAPDDDPEFLKRLGRDRDQEERIRQLEKELSDLDDNGPDDQTGRRDA, from the coding sequence ATGGTTCGCCTCTGGATAGTCCTCGGCGTCGCTGCCGCGGTGTTCTACATCTATTCGGTGGCAGACTGCGCCTTCTTCGATCGGTCGAGGGTGCGTGGGCTTCCGAAGCCCCTCTGGATCATCGTGATCGTGCTGTTCCCGGTCATCGGCGGCCTGCTCTGGTTCTTCATCGGCCGCGGTCGGCGGCGAGACAACGGCGCCCGGCGAACGGTGGCCCCGGATGACGACCCGGAGTTCCTGAAGCGACTCGGCCGCGACCGCGACCAGGAGGAGCGCATCCGTCAGCTCGAGAAGGAGCTCTCGGACCTCGACGACAACGGACCAGACGACCAAACCGGCCGCAGGGATGCCTGA
- the menD gene encoding 2-succinyl-5-enolpyruvyl-6-hydroxy-3-cyclohexene-1-carboxylic-acid synthase: MPERPHEAAGGNDENGAALTDVGFDLRQAATGNPATDSAIALLGSMAGAGVRDVVVSPGSRSQALALVAAELERSGAVRLHVRIDERVAGFLALGLARESGRPAVVVTTSGTATANLYPAVLEAHESGVPMIVVTSDRPAELRGIRSNQTTRQTDMYGTVPRLSRDIAAPSGEAGESDAAAALAVAAVRAAVGADTADPGPVHLNMGFREPLSVAVPALEVERTSDAPIIAGPVALDRPTLELEPGPRTVVVAGADAGEQAELLAREGGYPLLAEVSSSARFGPNLVVAYRELLADETFGGRVERVVVFGHPTLSREVPALLTRDGVETIVVAPRGAEAYNPGRRARVVGAVVPPVSVDLRSPEVRGWVGSWVFASRRLREAAEAAADAGATAPDVDKSRSFSPADALAFAKAELAAVRAPITRPLLAEALWRYTWPHDRFVLGASRLIRDADRIVPGKKIRVHANRGLAGIDGTVATSIGIALASEAAATDAGTPIGVTRVLLGDLALLHDAGALFFGAGERRPHVQVVVGNDGGGTIFDALEVAATAPATAFDRVLYTPQSVDLAALAAAYGWGHRVVRTKGELDQALSVPPAGVSIVEVPLTR, from the coding sequence ATGCCTGAGCGCCCCCACGAGGCCGCCGGCGGGAACGACGAGAACGGCGCAGCCCTGACCGACGTCGGCTTCGATCTGCGCCAGGCCGCCACGGGCAACCCGGCCACGGACTCGGCGATCGCCCTGCTCGGTTCGATGGCGGGAGCAGGGGTTCGGGATGTGGTGGTGAGCCCCGGTTCCCGCTCACAGGCGCTGGCGCTCGTCGCCGCCGAGCTGGAACGTTCGGGCGCGGTGCGACTGCACGTGCGGATCGATGAGCGGGTCGCCGGCTTCCTGGCGCTGGGCCTCGCTCGGGAGAGCGGCCGGCCGGCCGTGGTGGTAACGACGAGCGGCACCGCCACCGCGAACCTGTACCCGGCGGTGCTGGAGGCCCACGAGTCGGGCGTGCCGATGATCGTCGTCACCTCCGACCGACCCGCCGAACTGCGCGGCATCCGCTCGAACCAGACCACCCGCCAGACCGATATGTATGGCACGGTTCCGCGCCTGTCGCGAGACATCGCGGCCCCCAGCGGGGAAGCCGGCGAGTCGGACGCCGCTGCCGCGCTCGCGGTCGCAGCCGTGCGTGCCGCGGTCGGGGCAGACACGGCCGACCCTGGGCCCGTGCACCTCAACATGGGATTTCGGGAACCGCTGTCGGTCGCGGTACCGGCTCTGGAGGTCGAGCGCACGTCGGATGCGCCGATCATCGCCGGCCCCGTCGCGCTCGACCGCCCGACCCTCGAACTCGAACCCGGACCGCGCACCGTCGTGGTGGCGGGTGCCGACGCCGGCGAGCAGGCGGAGCTCCTCGCGCGCGAGGGCGGATACCCGCTGCTCGCGGAAGTCTCCAGCAGCGCACGCTTCGGACCGAACCTCGTCGTGGCCTACCGGGAACTGCTCGCCGATGAGACCTTCGGTGGCCGCGTCGAGCGCGTGGTGGTGTTCGGGCACCCGACGCTCAGCCGGGAGGTTCCGGCGTTGCTGACGCGAGACGGGGTCGAGACGATCGTCGTGGCGCCACGGGGTGCGGAAGCGTACAACCCGGGTCGTCGTGCCCGCGTGGTCGGGGCGGTCGTTCCGCCCGTATCCGTCGACCTGCGCTCGCCGGAGGTGCGGGGATGGGTCGGAAGCTGGGTGTTCGCGAGCCGCCGGCTGCGCGAGGCTGCGGAGGCCGCTGCCGACGCCGGCGCGACGGCCCCGGATGTGGACAAGTCGCGGTCGTTCTCACCCGCCGATGCGCTGGCGTTCGCGAAAGCGGAGCTCGCCGCCGTGCGGGCGCCGATCACCCGGCCGCTTCTGGCGGAGGCGCTCTGGCGGTACACCTGGCCGCACGACCGGTTCGTGCTCGGCGCCTCGCGGCTGATCCGGGATGCGGACAGGATCGTTCCCGGCAAGAAGATCAGGGTTCATGCCAACCGCGGTCTGGCCGGCATCGACGGTACGGTCGCGACGTCGATCGGGATCGCTCTGGCCAGCGAGGCCGCCGCGACCGACGCCGGAACACCGATCGGCGTGACCCGGGTGCTCCTCGGCGACCTGGCTCTGCTCCACGACGCGGGCGCACTGTTCTTCGGCGCCGGCGAAAGACGGCCGCACGTGCAGGTGGTGGTGGGCAACGACGGTGGCGGAACCATCTTCGACGCGCTCGAGGTGGCGGCCACCGCTCCCGCGACGGCGTTCGACCGGGTGCTCTACACCCCGCAGAGCGTCGACCTGGCGGCGCTCGCCGCAGCCTACGGCTGGGGGCACCGTGTGGTGCGCACGAAAGGCGAACTCGACCAGGCCCTGTCGGTGCCGCCGGCCGGCGTCAGCATCGTAGAGGTTCCACTGACGCGGTGA